Proteins encoded by one window of Lactobacillus paragasseri:
- a CDS encoding segregation and condensation protein A produces the protein MNNVDELTLDLPNFTGPLDLLLNLIRSQKIDIYDIPIAKITGQYLANLARWQTLDLQIAGEYFVMASTLLRIKSQYLLPKNDFVEEDQYQEDPRAELVEQLVQYSVFQRIAEYFKKRDEEMPITVAKDPSVSPKKEVEPLPLGEITSDELANTFKVVLERFKLRKPQVGQIEVHETSIEEMTTFLKDKLHHRKKVSFFDCIKNFQDLDQVIGLFLAVLELCRDHKILVKQNRDFGDLELEKVETNGK, from the coding sequence ATGAATAATGTCGATGAATTAACTTTGGATCTTCCAAATTTTACGGGACCATTAGATCTACTTTTGAACTTAATTAGATCACAAAAGATAGATATTTACGATATTCCAATTGCGAAGATTACTGGACAATACTTAGCTAATTTGGCTCGCTGGCAGACTTTAGACTTGCAAATTGCTGGCGAGTATTTTGTGATGGCATCAACTCTTCTTAGAATTAAATCGCAATATTTACTTCCCAAAAATGACTTTGTTGAAGAAGATCAATATCAGGAAGACCCGCGTGCTGAACTAGTTGAGCAGCTGGTCCAATATTCAGTTTTTCAAAGAATTGCGGAATACTTTAAGAAACGAGATGAAGAAATGCCAATTACTGTGGCTAAAGATCCATCTGTTTCGCCTAAAAAAGAAGTTGAGCCTCTTCCCTTAGGAGAAATTACAAGTGATGAGCTGGCTAATACTTTTAAAGTTGTTTTGGAGCGTTTTAAATTAAGAAAACCACAAGTGGGACAAATAGAAGTTCATGAAACTTCAATTGAAGAAATGACGACATTTTTAAAGGATAAACTTCACCATAGAAAAAAGGTTAGCTTTTTTGACTGTATTAAGAATTTTCAGGATCTTGATCAGGTAATTGGTTTGTTTTTAGCAGTTTTAGAATTATGTCGTGATCATAAAATTTTAGTAAAGCAAAATAGAGACTTTGGTGACCTAGAATTAGAGAAAGTTGAGACTAATGGCAAGTAA
- the xerD gene encoding site-specific tyrosine recombinase XerD has translation MKDNLEDYLRFSQVERGLSPNTIISYRTDLEEYLDYLQDQNETSWEVDYLVVDAFLATQKDKGKATTSISRMISSLRKFYQWLLRQDIIERDPLVKIDSPKSERRLPTALSEEEVDKLLAAPDTNTPLGIRDRAMLELLYATGMRVSELINLRTGDIHSDLKIIRVLGKGSKERLVPITEVALSWLEKYQKDVRDAQVLKSGQFTDVIFLNNHGHQLTRQAVWQKIKKYCQLVGITKNVTPHTLRHTFATHLLENGADLRVVQEILGHSDITTTQIYTNLTQKHILEVYNQAHPRA, from the coding sequence ATGAAGGATAATTTAGAAGATTATTTACGTTTCAGTCAAGTGGAACGTGGCTTAAGTCCTAATACCATTATTTCTTATCGAACTGATTTAGAAGAATATTTAGATTATTTACAAGATCAAAATGAAACAAGCTGGGAAGTTGACTATTTAGTTGTTGACGCTTTTCTTGCTACGCAAAAAGACAAGGGCAAGGCAACAACCTCAATTAGTCGAATGATCTCTAGTTTGAGAAAATTCTATCAATGGCTCTTAAGACAGGATATAATTGAACGTGATCCATTAGTAAAAATCGATTCCCCAAAAAGTGAACGAAGATTGCCAACCGCTTTAAGCGAAGAAGAAGTAGATAAATTACTTGCGGCTCCTGATACGAATACGCCGTTAGGAATTAGAGATCGTGCGATGCTAGAGTTACTTTACGCAACTGGAATGCGGGTGAGTGAATTAATAAATTTACGAACTGGTGACATTCATTCCGATTTAAAAATTATTAGAGTTCTTGGTAAAGGTTCAAAAGAACGACTTGTACCAATTACTGAAGTTGCTTTATCGTGGCTTGAAAAGTATCAAAAGGATGTTAGGGATGCTCAAGTACTAAAAAGCGGTCAATTTACTGATGTAATTTTTCTAAACAATCATGGTCATCAACTAACGAGACAGGCTGTTTGGCAGAAGATAAAAAAGTATTGTCAGCTGGTTGGAATAACTAAAAATGTTACTCCCCATACTTTGAGACATACTTTCGCTACTCATTTGCTTGAAAACGGGGCAGATTTGCGTGTAGTTCAAGAAATTTTGGGTCATAGTGATATTACAACTACGCAGATCTATACTAATCTGACGCAGAAGCATATTTTGGAGGTTTATAATCAAGCACATCCACGTGCTTAA
- a CDS encoding CvfB family protein produces MLGEIRKGKVTDENQTAFYVQVDGVTFELKKIEVTQDEPIHLGDEVQGFIYENKDKKKEMTQFYPFAQKDQYGWATVTEVRRDLGVFLDIGLNDKDVVVSLDDLPLEKDQWPKKDDRLLVRLETDDKERIWAKMAEEDVFEQLAANFPAHLENKNMSGTVYRNYEVGSFVITDQYYLAFVHKSEMFRPLRLGQKIKARVIGVSQYGRLNLSVLPRGFEEIDDDAQMILVSLRREATKTLPFYDKSDAQEIKNHFGISKSAFKRALGHLLKNRLITEDKDAGTISLVEKDESDTNDEG; encoded by the coding sequence ATGTTAGGTGAAATAAGAAAAGGAAAAGTTACTGATGAAAATCAAACTGCTTTTTATGTACAGGTTGATGGCGTAACTTTTGAATTAAAGAAAATAGAAGTTACACAAGATGAGCCAATCCATTTAGGTGACGAAGTACAGGGCTTTATCTATGAAAATAAAGATAAAAAGAAGGAAATGACGCAATTTTATCCTTTTGCTCAAAAAGATCAGTATGGTTGGGCTACAGTAACTGAAGTGCGCCGTGATTTGGGTGTATTTTTAGATATCGGATTAAATGATAAAGACGTTGTTGTTTCTTTAGATGATCTTCCACTTGAAAAAGATCAATGGCCAAAGAAAGATGATCGCTTGTTGGTACGCCTTGAAACCGATGATAAGGAACGTATTTGGGCTAAGATGGCAGAAGAAGATGTTTTTGAACAGTTAGCTGCCAATTTTCCTGCGCATTTGGAAAACAAAAATATGTCTGGTACTGTGTACCGTAACTATGAAGTTGGATCTTTTGTAATTACTGATCAATATTACTTAGCCTTTGTCCATAAGTCTGAAATGTTCCGTCCCTTGCGTCTAGGGCAAAAAATTAAGGCACGCGTAATCGGGGTTAGTCAATATGGTAGATTGAATTTGAGCGTTCTTCCTCGAGGCTTTGAGGAGATTGATGATGATGCTCAAATGATTTTAGTAAGTTTACGCCGTGAAGCAACTAAGACCTTACCTTTTTATGATAAAAGCGATGCTCAAGAAATTAAGAATCACTTTGGTATCTCTAAGTCAGCCTTTAAACGCGCTTTAGGTCATTTATTAAAAAATAGATTAATTACTGAAGATAAAGATGCAGGAACAATTAGCTTGGTAGAAAAAGATGAATCAGACACAAACGATGAAGGATAA
- the pyk gene encoding pyruvate kinase yields MKKTKIVSTLGPASNDVETITKLAEAGANVFRFNFSHGDHEEHRARMNMVREIEKKTGKLLGIALDTKGAEIRTTEQEGGKFTINTGDTIRISMDDTKKGNKDMIHVTYDGLYDDTHVGGHVLIDDGLVDLLIKEKDDTKRELVCEAQNTGLIGSKKGVNAPGVEIRLPGITEKDTNDIKFGLKEGINFIFASFVRKAQDVLDIRQLLEEAHCEYVKIFPKIESQEGIDNIDEILKVSDGLMVARGDMGVEIPFINVPFVQKELIRRCNALGKPVITATQMLDSMQENPRPTRAEVTDVANAVLDGTDATMLSGESANGLYPVKAVKAMAEIDMRTEKQLAKRNKLALQRFEEYKGSNVTEAIGESVVRTAEELGVKTIIAATESGYTARMISKYRPNADIIAMTFDEKIEHSLGVVWGVKPMLVEKPKTTEEMFDKAAELAKETGLAKDCDLVIIVAGVPLGETGTTNLMKLQLIGTQLVKGLGVGEQSVIGKAVVATSAEEANSKVQDGDILVAKTTDKDYLPAIKKASGMVVEASGLTSHAAVVGLSLGIPVVVGATDAVEKIKDGSKITVDARRGAVYQGEATNL; encoded by the coding sequence ATGAAGAAAACTAAAATTGTTAGTACTTTAGGGCCAGCCTCAAACGATGTTGAGACTATTACTAAATTAGCTGAAGCAGGTGCAAACGTATTCCGCTTCAACTTCTCACACGGTGACCACGAAGAACACCGTGCACGTATGAACATGGTTCGTGAGATTGAAAAGAAGACTGGTAAACTTCTTGGCATTGCTCTTGATACTAAGGGTGCCGAAATTAGAACTACTGAACAAGAAGGCGGCAAGTTCACTATTAACACTGGTGACACTATCCGTATTTCTATGGATGACACTAAGAAGGGTAACAAGGACATGATCCACGTTACCTACGATGGACTTTACGATGATACTCACGTTGGTGGTCACGTATTAATCGATGATGGTTTAGTTGACCTTTTGATTAAGGAAAAAGATGACACTAAGAGAGAATTAGTTTGTGAAGCTCAAAACACTGGTTTAATTGGTTCTAAGAAGGGTGTTAACGCTCCTGGTGTTGAAATTCGCCTCCCAGGTATCACTGAAAAAGATACTAACGATATTAAGTTCGGTTTAAAGGAAGGTATCAACTTCATCTTTGCTTCATTTGTTCGTAAAGCACAAGATGTTCTTGACATTCGTCAATTGCTTGAAGAAGCACACTGTGAATACGTAAAGATCTTCCCTAAGATTGAATCACAAGAAGGTATTGATAACATCGATGAAATCTTAAAGGTTTCTGATGGTTTAATGGTTGCTCGTGGTGACATGGGTGTTGAAATTCCATTTATCAATGTTCCATTCGTACAAAAGGAATTAATCAGAAGATGTAACGCATTAGGTAAGCCAGTTATTACTGCTACTCAAATGCTTGACTCAATGCAAGAAAACCCACGTCCAACTCGTGCCGAAGTTACTGACGTTGCTAACGCTGTTCTTGATGGTACTGACGCAACTATGCTTTCAGGTGAATCTGCTAATGGTCTTTACCCAGTTAAAGCTGTTAAGGCTATGGCTGAAATTGACATGCGTACTGAAAAGCAACTTGCTAAGCGTAACAAGTTAGCTCTTCAAAGATTTGAAGAATACAAGGGTTCAAACGTTACTGAAGCTATTGGTGAATCAGTTGTTAGAACTGCTGAAGAATTGGGCGTTAAGACTATTATTGCAGCAACTGAATCTGGTTACACTGCACGTATGATTTCTAAGTACCGTCCAAACGCTGATATCATTGCTATGACTTTCGACGAAAAGATCGAACACTCATTAGGTGTTGTTTGGGGTGTAAAGCCAATGTTGGTTGAAAAGCCTAAGACTACTGAAGAAATGTTTGACAAGGCAGCAGAACTTGCTAAAGAAACTGGTCTTGCAAAAGACTGCGACTTGGTAATTATCGTTGCTGGTGTTCCTTTGGGTGAAACTGGTACTACTAACTTGATGAAGTTACAATTGATCGGTACCCAACTTGTTAAAGGCTTAGGTGTTGGTGAACAATCAGTTATTGGTAAAGCTGTAGTTGCAACTTCTGCTGAAGAAGCAAACAGCAAAGTTCAAGATGGTGACATCTTAGTTGCTAAGACTACTGATAAGGATTACTTACCAGCAATCAAGAAGGCTTCAGGTATGGTAGTTGAAGCTTCAGGTTTAACTAGCCACGCAGCTGTTGTTGGTCTTTCACTTGGTATCCCAGTTGTTGTTGGTGCTACTGATGCAGTTGAAAAGATCAAGGATGGTTCTAAGATTACCGTTGATGCTCGTCGTGGTGCTGTTTACCAAGGTGAAGCAACTAACCTTTAA
- the pfkA gene encoding 6-phosphofructokinase has product MKRIGILTSGGDAPGMNAAIRAVTRTALANGIEVCGIRYGYAGLVAGDIFQMTSETVADKINRGGTFLYSARFPEFKEEEVQLKGIEQLKKHGIDALVVIGGDGSYHGALKLTRHGYNAIGLPGSIDNDIPYTDFTIGFDTACNTAMEAIDKIRDTATSHQRVFVVNVMGRDCGDIAMHVGVATGADAIVIPEEPYDIKEIAENLKQGFANGKKHGIVVLAEGVMDANKFKDELLKYGDFDARANILGHMQRGGSPTTRDRVLASEMGAYAVKLLLEGKGGLAVGIENNKLSHHDILDLFDAKHHGNYALYSLNKDLAK; this is encoded by the coding sequence ATGAAACGGATTGGTATTTTAACTAGTGGTGGAGATGCCCCTGGTATGAACGCTGCCATTAGAGCTGTTACACGTACAGCTTTGGCAAACGGTATCGAAGTTTGCGGAATTCGTTATGGATATGCTGGTTTAGTTGCTGGCGATATTTTCCAAATGACTTCTGAAACAGTTGCGGACAAGATTAACCGCGGCGGTACCTTTCTTTATTCAGCTCGTTTCCCAGAATTTAAGGAAGAAGAAGTTCAACTTAAGGGAATCGAACAATTAAAGAAGCACGGAATCGATGCTTTAGTTGTCATCGGTGGTGATGGTTCTTACCATGGTGCATTGAAGCTTACAAGACATGGCTATAATGCTATTGGTCTTCCTGGTTCAATCGACAATGATATTCCTTACACTGATTTCACAATTGGCTTTGACACTGCATGTAATACTGCAATGGAAGCTATTGATAAAATTCGTGATACTGCAACAAGTCACCAACGTGTATTTGTTGTAAATGTTATGGGTCGTGATTGTGGAGATATTGCAATGCACGTTGGTGTTGCTACTGGCGCAGATGCAATTGTTATCCCAGAAGAACCTTATGACATTAAGGAAATTGCTGAAAACTTGAAGCAAGGATTCGCTAATGGCAAGAAGCATGGAATTGTTGTTTTAGCAGAAGGTGTTATGGACGCTAATAAATTTAAGGATGAACTTCTTAAGTATGGCGACTTTGATGCTCGTGCTAATATCTTAGGTCACATGCAACGTGGTGGAAGCCCAACAACTCGTGATCGTGTATTAGCAAGCGAAATGGGTGCTTATGCTGTTAAGTTGTTACTTGAAGGTAAAGGCGGCTTAGCTGTTGGAATTGAAAACAACAAGCTTTCTCACCATGATATTCTTGATTTGTTTGATGCAAAACACCACGGTAATTATGCGTTATACTCATTAAACAAAGACTTAGCCAAGTAG